A region of Vigna radiata var. radiata cultivar VC1973A chromosome 6, Vradiata_ver6, whole genome shotgun sequence DNA encodes the following proteins:
- the LOC106764439 gene encoding uncharacterized protein LOC106764439 yields MKLLISPSYSSTPSSSSTLSLDPSLCNSKSATAGCLTAILRRILCSGGLPTHPSDQLRELDSMSKMGGKVQELKTKPDKESTTTTTITPGLVERLMGLEPMGERERPIESSSSLSRSKSMNSVDYLGECKRMEGLQNHAKSSSFREFPTMLENENFLVLSFERGCDDGEFRSKERKKEKGLKDRGEFKRNKREKVHDEKGNLSDMSSANVGNDGEHKIQFANTSTLFMAYFEKEYLDSETAKFSHNMNRKEVTNGEKVKRRKKGTTCYAEKKVDTECGSEDSSPVSIFDFEREAPGTGVDSFGVDTSWRRKLSPELENDKLCVLNCDSNMMIEEMNKLEGSKRTEKQSQDCVDIWGEICRLVEGEMESNKLETGLKKQGDFECLCADFESEIFDQLLQEFILDQLAGNPLKALQLQNL; encoded by the exons ATGAAGCTCTTGATATCACCATCTTATTCATCTACACCGTCATCTTCATCCACCCTTAGCTTGGATCCATCTTTGTGCAACTCCAAAAGTGCCACAGCAGGGTGTCTCACTGCCATCTTGCGCAGGATTCTCTGCTCTGGTGGCCTTCCAACACACCCATCAGACCAATTAAGAGAACTTGATTCAATGTCAAAGATGGGTGGAAAAGTTCAAGAATTGAAGACTAAACCAGACAAGGAATCTACCACCACTACTACTATTACTCCTGGGTTAGTGGAAAGATTAATGGGTTTGGAACCAATGGGTGAGAGAGAGAGACCCATTGAATCAAGTTCTTCACTTTCACGTAGCAAATCCATGAACTCTGTGGACTACTTGGGGGAATGCAAGCGAATGGAGGGTCTTCAGAATCATGCCAAATCTTCATCATTCCGCGAGTTCCCAACTATGCTTGAAAATGAGAACTTCTTGGTACTCAGCTTCGAACGTGGATGTGATGATGGAGAATTCAGGTccaaagagaggaagaaagaaaagggtttGAAAGATAGAGGCGAGTTCAAGagaaacaagagagaaaaggtGCATGATGAGAAGGGGAACTTATCAGACATGTCTTCTGCCAATGTTGGAAATGATGGCGAACACAAAATTCAATTTGCCAACACTTCTACATTGTTCATGGCTTATTTTGAAAAGGAGTACCTTGATTCAGAAACGGCGAAATTCTCACACAACATGAACCGCAAGGAAGTAACCAATGGTGAGAAAGTGAAGAGGAGAAAGAAGGGAACAACGTGTTATGCAGAAAAGAAGGTGGACACTGAATGTGGTTCAGAAGATTCAAGTCCGGTTTCTATCTTTGATTTTGAGCGGGAAGCTCCTGGAACAG GTGTGGATTCCTTTGGTGTTGATACGAGTTGGAGAAGAAAATTGTCACCGGAGCTTGAGAATGACAAGCTTTGTGTTTTGAATTGTGATAGTAACATGATGATTGAGGAGATGAACAAACTTGAAGGATCTAAGAGAACAGAGAAGCAAAGCCAAGATTGTGTAGATATTTGGGGAGAAATTTGTAGGCTAGTTGAAGGTGAAATGGAATCAAACAAGTTAGAGACAGGATTGAAGAAACAAGGTGATTTTGAATGTTTATGTGCTGATTTTGAGTCAGAAATTTTTGATCAATTGTTACAGGAGTTCATCTTAGATCAACTTGCAGGGAATCCCTTGAAAGCATTGCAActtcaaaatttgtaa
- the LOC111241794 gene encoding probable copper-transporting ATPase HMA5, giving the protein MWCRYPDTLLLYPDTAMGGSGSSHRLGRASLVGKYLEVLAKEKTSDAIAKLMNLTPDTAILLTLDSEGNVVGEEEIDSRLIQKNDVIKIIPGAKVASDGLVIWGQSHVNESMITGEARXVAKRKGDTVIGGTVNENGVACTRQL; this is encoded by the exons ATGTGGTGCAGGTATCCGGATACACTGTTGCTGTATCCGGATACAG CCATGGGAGGTTCCGGTAGCAGTCACCGGTTGGGGAGAGCTTCGTTGGTTG GGAAGTACCTTGAGGTTTTGGCCAAGGAGAAGACATCCGATGCAATTGCTAAGCTCATGAACTTGACACCTGACACTGCTATATTATTGACGTTGGATAGTGAAGGAAATGTTGTTGGTGAGGAGGAAATTGATAGCAGGTTGATTCAGAAGAATGATGTTATTAAGATCATTCCCGGTGCAAAAGTGGCTTCCGATGGATTGGTCATTTGGGGTCAGAGCCACGTGAATGAGAGCATGATAACAGGTGAGGCACGTCNTGTGGCAAAGAGGAAAGGGGATACTGTTATTGGAGGAACTGTGAATGAAAATGGAGTGGCATGCACGAgacaattataa
- the LOC106765089 gene encoding zinc finger CCCH domain-containing protein 66, translating to MCCVSKGKPQIGLVMEDECVKEEMHHRISALLEFSAADDLIGFKDAVEKEGQDVDGVGLWYGRRAGSKKIGYEERTPLMVAATFGSLDVSAYILGTGGVDVNRASRSDGATALHCAVAGGSAASVEVVKLLLDASAEVNAVDADGNRPIDLIVSVANSIFSPRARVLAALLEGTCDAAAADQTYFSLPQVIDQIEEQRQEMTTSRVSKDYPIDLSLPDIKNGIYGTDEFRMYTFKVKPCSRAYSHDWTECPFVHPGENARRRDPRKYHYSCVPCPEFRKGSCSKGDACEYAHGIFECWLHPAQYRTRLCKDESGCTRRVCFFAHKPEELRPLYASTGSAIPSPRSYSAGASALEMGSISPIALGSPSVLIPTSSTPPLTPSGASSPITGSIWSQSNVAVPTLLLPKSRLKTASTARDIDLDFELLGLEAHRRRQQLMMDDMSGLSSPNWKNSMPNSPSFPVSMSDHIGELNRLSGVKPSNLDDTFGSLEQSILSKFHGISLDVAGPQLQSPTGIQMRSNMNQQLGGYSSGLSTSNMVGSRSFRVDPSAEGASVVLNPRAAAFAKRSHSFIERSMVNHHSELPSPKVSTFSHWGSPDGKLDWTMNGDELNKLRKSSSFGFRSSNSPLTKDSTTMPANVDDEPDVSWVNSLVKDAPPEAGVEDQRKQCHNGTEAIPAWLEQMYLDQEQMVA from the coding sequence ATGTGCTGTGTTTCCAAGGGGAAACCTCAAATTGGTCTAGTGATGGAGGACGAGTGTGTAAAAGAAGAGATGCATCATAGAATTTCTGCTTTGCTTGAGTTTTCTGCTGCGGATGATCTAATTGGCTTCAAAGACGCTGTTGAAAAGGAGGGTCAGGATGTTGATGGGGTGGGGCTGTGGTATGGAAGGCGTGCTGGCTCAAAGAAAATAGGTTATGAAGAGAGGACTCCTCTCATGGTTGCTGCTACGTTTGGAAGCCTTGATGTGTCTGCTTATATTCTTGGAACGGGTGGTGTTGACGTTAACAGGGCCAGTAGGTCAGATGGGGCTACTGCTCTTCATTGTGCTGTTGCTGGGGGTTCTGCTGCTTCTGTTGAGGTTGTCAAGCTTTTGCTTGATGCATCTGCTGAGGTTAATGCTGTTGATGCTGATGGTAACAGGCCAATTGACTTGATTGTCTCTGTGGCTAATTCTATCTTCAGTCCAAGGGCCAGGGTGCTAGCGGCCCTCCTGGAGGGTACCTGTGATGCTGCTGCTGCTGATCAGACATATTTCTCACTTCCTCAAGTGATTGACCAAATTGAGGAACAAAGGCAAGAAATGACCACATCTCGTGTTTCAAAAGATTATCCCATTGATCTCTCCCTTCCAGACATAAAGAATGGGATATATGGCACTGATGAGTTTAGGATGTATACATTCAAAGTGAAGCCTTGTTCCAGGGCCTATTCTCATGACTGGACTGAATGCCCCTTTGTTCATCCAGGGGAGAACGCTAGGCGACGTGATCCAAGGAAGTACCATTACAGCTGTGTCCCTTGTCCTGAGTTTAGGAAGGGATCTTGCAGCAAAGGGGATGCCTGTGAGTATGCTCATGGTATTTTTGAGTGCTGGCTTCACCCTGCCCAGTACCGGACAAGGCTCTGCAAGGATGAGAGTGGATGCACAAGGAGAGTTTGCTTCTTTGCACACAAGCCAGAGGAGCTTCGCCCCTTGTATGCTTCTACTGGTTCTGCTATTCCTTCTCCAAGGTCCTATTCTGCTGGTGCTTCTGCATTGGAGATGGGTTCAATTAGCCCAATTGCACTTGGTTCTCCATCTGTCTTGATACCAACTTCCTCAACACCACCTTTGACTCCATCTGGAGCATCTTCTCCTATTACTGGTTCCATTTGGTCTCAATCTAATGTTGCAGTCCCCACCCTGCTGCTGCCCAAAAGCAGATTGAAGACTGCTTCAACTGCAAGAGACATTGATTTGGATTTTGAACTGCTTGGACTTGAAGCTCATCGGCGTAGACAACAGCTGATGATGGATGACATGTCTGGTCTTTCCTCTCCTAACTGGAAAAATTCCATGCCTAATAGTCCATCTTTTCCTGTTTCTATGAGTGATCACATTGGGGAGTTAAACAGGCTTTCAGGGGTGAAGCCATCAAACCTTGATGATACCTTTGGATCTCTTGAACAATCAATTTTGTCTAAATTCCATGGAATCTCACTTGATGTTGCAGGACCTCAGTTACAATCTCCAACTGGAATCCAAATGCGTTCAAATATGAACCAGCAGCTGGGGGGCTATTCCTCGGGCCTTTCCACCTCAAACATGGTTGGATCAAGATCCTTCAGGGTTGATCCATCTGCTGAAGGAGCCTCGGTGGTTTTGAATCCAAGAGCTGCTGCTTTTGCTAAGCGTAGCCATAGCTTTATCGAGCGAAGCATGGTGAACCATCATTCTGAGCTTCCTTCTCCAAAGGTCTCTACTTTCTCTCACTGGGGCTCACCTGATGGAAAACTGGATTGGACCATGAATGGAGATGAGCTGAATAAGCTGAGGAAATCTTCTTCCTTTGGGTTTCGAAGCAGCAACAGTCCTCTTACAAAGGATTCAACCACAATGCCTGCAAATGTTGATGATGAGCCAGACGTGTCTTGGGTTAACTCTCTCGTTAAGGATGCTCCACCAGAAGCTGGAGTCGAAGATCAGCGAAAACAATGCCATAATGGAACAGAAGCAATTCCAGCGTGGTTGGAGCAAATGTACTTGGATCAGGAGCAAATGGTGGCATGA